A single Mangrovimonas sp. YM274 DNA region contains:
- a CDS encoding formimidoylglutamase translates to MNFNFLTPISDAVLAHGELLSQQALGRKLRVHSRQHGFPDLEGVNMAIIGVLENRNDVNYMGEIVSFDAVRTSLYSLFPGNWYTTIADLGDILPGETVEDTYFALRTTIGMLLEKQIIPIVLGGSQDLTYANYRAYDNVAPMINIVNVDSNFDLGDASLPIKNNSFLGKIILEEPFNLFNYSAVGYQTYFNSQEEIDLMEKLYFEAYRLGEVCNSITLVEPVMRDAHIVSIDLKSVKASELSSNQKYSPNGLDGKEICAVSRYAGISNKVSSFGIYEYKPSSEDGVTAMLVAQMIWYFVEGVNCRIKDDDFKSDANYQKFNVLIEDDELIFYKSIKTGRWWIEIPFLPNVNNKLKKHTLLPCMYEDYIEATQGKIPERWYKAYKKNSF, encoded by the coding sequence ATGAACTTTAATTTTCTAACCCCTATATCCGATGCTGTGCTAGCCCATGGCGAATTATTATCGCAACAAGCACTTGGAAGAAAATTAAGGGTTCACTCTAGACAACATGGATTTCCAGATTTGGAGGGTGTTAACATGGCCATCATAGGTGTTTTGGAAAATAGAAATGATGTCAATTATATGGGAGAGATTGTTTCTTTTGATGCTGTTAGAACATCTCTTTATAGTTTGTTCCCGGGTAATTGGTATACAACAATTGCCGACCTTGGGGATATTTTACCAGGGGAAACAGTTGAAGATACTTATTTTGCATTGCGTACTACTATAGGGATGCTGTTGGAAAAGCAAATCATTCCTATTGTTTTGGGAGGAAGTCAAGATTTGACTTATGCCAATTATAGAGCCTATGATAATGTTGCGCCAATGATCAATATTGTTAATGTTGATAGCAACTTTGATTTGGGTGATGCCTCCCTTCCTATTAAGAACAATAGTTTTTTAGGGAAGATTATATTGGAAGAGCCTTTTAATCTATTTAACTATTCCGCGGTAGGCTACCAAACCTATTTTAATTCTCAAGAAGAAATTGACCTTATGGAGAAGCTTTATTTTGAAGCTTATCGATTAGGGGAGGTATGCAATAGTATAACTTTAGTGGAGCCAGTAATGAGGGATGCTCATATTGTGAGTATCGATTTAAAATCGGTGAAAGCCTCAGAACTTAGTTCAAATCAAAAGTATTCTCCCAATGGTTTGGATGGTAAAGAGATTTGTGCTGTGTCTAGGTATGCAGGTATAAGTAATAAGGTGTCGTCCTTTGGGATTTATGAATACAAACCTTCCAGTGAAGATGGGGTTACCGCTATGCTGGTGGCGCAAATGATATGGTATTTCGTCGAAGGTGTAAACTGTAGGATTAAGGATGATGATTTTAAGAGCGATGCTAATTATCAAAAATTCAATGTGTTAATTGAAGATGATGAGCTTATTTTTTATAAAAGCATCAAAACGGGTAGATGGTGGATAGAAATCCCTTTTTTACCAAATGTTAATAATAAATTGAAAAAGCATACGTTATTACCATGCATGTACGAAGATTATATTGAAGCTACTCAAGGCAAAATACCGGAAAGGTGGTATAAGGCTTATAAAAAGAATAGTTTTTAG
- the miaB gene encoding tRNA (N6-isopentenyl adenosine(37)-C2)-methylthiotransferase MiaB, whose amino-acid sequence MEKIIEENKQGQSLVLEQKEGNQRKLFIESYGCQMNFSDSEIVASILSENGFNTTQNLEDADLVLVNTCSIRDKAEQTVRKRLEKYNAVKKINPNMKVGVLGCMAERLKSKFLEEEKIVDLVVGPDAYKDLPNLVAEVDEGRNAVNVILSKEETYGDISPVRLNSNGVTAFVSITRGCDNMCTFCVVPFTRGRERSRDPQSIMEEINDLWSKGYKEVTLLGQNVDSYLWYGGGLKKDFEKASDIQKATAVNFANLLEMCATAQPKMRFRFSTSNPQDMTLDVIEAMAKHNNICNYIHLPIQSGSNRILKEMNRQHTREEYFELIDNIKRLIPDCAISQDMISGFPTETEEDHQDTLSLMEYVKYDFGFMFAYSERPGTLAERKMEDDVPAETKKRRLEEIIVLQQKHALYRTEQHLGKVEEVLIEKESKRSDAHWSGRNSQNTVVVFPKENYKVGDFVNVKITECTSATLIGEAVGYSENN is encoded by the coding sequence ATGGAAAAGATTATAGAAGAGAACAAGCAGGGCCAAAGCCTTGTTTTAGAACAAAAGGAAGGTAACCAACGAAAACTTTTCATTGAAAGTTATGGCTGCCAAATGAATTTTAGCGACAGTGAGATTGTAGCCTCGATTCTTTCTGAAAACGGATTTAACACTACCCAAAACCTTGAAGATGCCGATTTGGTTTTGGTGAATACCTGCTCCATTAGAGACAAAGCAGAACAAACGGTACGTAAACGTTTGGAAAAATATAATGCCGTAAAAAAAATCAACCCCAACATGAAAGTTGGTGTGTTGGGCTGCATGGCAGAACGCTTGAAAAGTAAATTCCTAGAGGAAGAAAAAATTGTAGACCTTGTTGTAGGTCCAGATGCCTACAAAGACCTGCCTAACCTTGTTGCCGAAGTGGACGAAGGAAGAAACGCCGTAAACGTGATTCTTTCCAAAGAAGAAACCTATGGCGATATTTCTCCTGTGCGTTTAAACTCCAACGGTGTTACTGCTTTTGTATCCATTACAAGAGGTTGCGACAATATGTGTACCTTCTGTGTCGTTCCTTTTACACGTGGTCGTGAACGTAGTCGTGACCCACAGAGTATTATGGAAGAAATCAATGATCTTTGGAGTAAAGGCTATAAAGAAGTGACCCTTTTGGGACAAAATGTAGACAGTTACCTTTGGTATGGAGGTGGACTTAAAAAAGATTTCGAAAAGGCTTCAGACATACAAAAAGCTACGGCAGTTAACTTTGCAAACCTTTTGGAAATGTGCGCCACGGCACAACCAAAAATGCGTTTCCGTTTTTCAACATCCAACCCTCAAGACATGACTTTGGATGTGATTGAAGCCATGGCCAAACACAATAACATCTGTAATTACATCCATTTACCGATACAGAGTGGAAGTAACCGTATATTGAAGGAAATGAACCGTCAGCATACGCGTGAAGAATATTTTGAATTGATTGACAACATCAAAAGACTCATTCCAGACTGTGCCATTTCTCAAGACATGATTTCTGGTTTCCCAACCGAAACTGAAGAAGATCACCAAGACACCTTGAGTTTGATGGAATATGTAAAATACGACTTCGGATTTATGTTTGCATATTCTGAAAGACCAGGAACTTTGGCAGAACGCAAAATGGAAGATGACGTTCCTGCCGAAACTAAAAAACGCCGTTTGGAAGAAATCATAGTACTTCAACAAAAACATGCCTTGTACCGCACCGAGCAACATCTTGGTAAAGTTGAGGAAGTGTTGATTGAGAAAGAATCCAAAAGATCCGACGCGCATTGGTCCGGAAGAAATAGTCAAAACACGGTGGTGGTTTTCCCTAAGGAAAACTACAAAGTGGGAGATTTTGTTAATGTAAAGATTACTGAATGTACTTCGGCTACTTTAATTGGTGAAGCTGTGGGCTATTCAGAAAATAATTAA
- the groES gene encoding co-chaperone GroES, which translates to MGLNIKPLADRVLIEPVEAETKTASGIIIPDTAKEKPQKGKVIAVGNGTKDEPMTVQVGEMVLYGKYAGTELKLEGKDYLIMRESDILAIV; encoded by the coding sequence ATGGGATTAAACATTAAACCATTAGCAGACAGAGTTCTTATTGAGCCTGTAGAAGCAGAAACTAAAACAGCTTCAGGAATCATTATCCCTGACACTGCCAAGGAAAAACCTCAAAAAGGAAAAGTTATTGCTGTAGGTAACGGAACCAAAGACGAACCTATGACTGTACAAGTTGGTGAGATGGTACTTTACGGAAAATACGCCGGTACTGAGCTAAAATTGGAAGGTAAAGATTATTTGATTATGAGAGAAAGTGACATTCTTGCAATTGTCTAA
- the secG gene encoding preprotein translocase subunit SecG, with protein sequence MFTIFLVLIVLIAFLLVVVIMVQNPKGGGLSSSFGGGGTQQLGGVKKTTDFLDKSTWGLATVLLALILLSNIAIGGGNGVTESKALDSDASVEQPVQNTPATTTPADTQETNAVSNDSTN encoded by the coding sequence ATGTTTACAATATTTTTAGTCCTTATAGTGCTTATCGCATTTTTGTTGGTAGTAGTGATTATGGTTCAAAATCCTAAAGGAGGCGGATTATCTTCTTCTTTTGGAGGTGGGGGTACCCAACAATTGGGAGGTGTTAAAAAAACTACCGACTTTTTAGACAAAAGTACTTGGGGCCTAGCAACCGTGCTATTGGCACTTATATTATTATCAAATATAGCCATTGGTGGTGGCAATGGAGTTACAGAATCCAAAGCTCTTGACAGTGACGCTTCTGTTGAGCAACCAGTTCAAAACACTCCAGCTACTACAACACCAGCAGACACTCAAGAAACTAATGCTGTAAGCAACGATTCAACAAACTAA
- the groL gene encoding chaperonin GroEL (60 kDa chaperone family; promotes refolding of misfolded polypeptides especially under stressful conditions; forms two stacked rings of heptamers to form a barrel-shaped 14mer; ends can be capped by GroES; misfolded proteins enter the barrel where they are refolded when GroES binds), translated as MAKDIKFDIEARDGLKRGVDALANAVKVTLGPKGRNVIISRSFGAPQVTKDGVSVAKEVELEDELENMGAQMVKEVASKTNDLAGDGTTTATVLAQAIVKEGLKNVAAGANPMDLKRGIDKAVEAITADLTKQSQEVGNSSEKIKQVAAISANNDDTIGDLIAQAFSKVGKEGVITVEEAKGTDTYVDVVEGMQFDRGYLSPYFVTDADKMIADLENPYILLFDKKISNLQEILPILEPVAQSGRPLLIIAEDVEGQALATLVVNKLRGGLKIAAVKAPGFGDRRKAMLEDIAILTGGVVISEERGFSLENADLSMLGTAETVTIDKDNTTIVNGSGSADDIKARVNQIKAQIETTTSDYDKEKLQERLAKLAGGVAVLYVGAASEVEMKEKKDRVDDALHATRAAVEEGIVAGGGVALVRAKAVLESITTENLDEVTGIQIVARAIEAPLRTIVENAGGEGSVVVAKVKEGEKDFGYDAKSETYVDMLKAGIIDPKKVTRIALENAASVSGMILTTECALIDIKEDAPAMPPMGGGGMPGMM; from the coding sequence ATGGCAAAAGATATAAAATTCGATATAGAAGCACGTGACGGTTTAAAACGCGGTGTAGATGCATTGGCCAATGCAGTTAAAGTAACTTTAGGACCAAAAGGTCGTAATGTCATCATTAGTCGCTCTTTTGGAGCGCCTCAAGTAACTAAAGATGGAGTTAGTGTAGCTAAAGAAGTAGAGCTTGAAGACGAGCTTGAAAACATGGGGGCACAAATGGTAAAAGAGGTTGCGTCCAAAACTAATGATCTGGCAGGTGATGGTACGACTACTGCTACTGTGTTAGCACAAGCAATTGTTAAAGAAGGTTTGAAAAACGTTGCTGCCGGTGCCAACCCAATGGATTTAAAGCGCGGTATCGATAAAGCTGTTGAAGCCATCACTGCTGACTTAACTAAACAATCGCAAGAAGTAGGAAACTCTTCTGAAAAAATCAAGCAAGTTGCTGCCATTTCAGCAAACAACGATGACACCATTGGTGATTTAATTGCCCAAGCCTTTTCTAAAGTAGGAAAAGAAGGTGTTATTACTGTTGAAGAAGCTAAAGGAACCGATACTTATGTAGACGTTGTTGAAGGAATGCAATTTGACAGAGGTTACTTATCTCCTTACTTTGTAACCGATGCCGACAAAATGATTGCCGATTTAGAAAATCCATACATTTTATTATTCGACAAAAAGATTTCTAACTTACAGGAAATCCTTCCAATATTAGAGCCTGTAGCACAATCTGGACGCCCATTGTTAATCATTGCTGAAGATGTTGAAGGTCAAGCCTTGGCTACTTTGGTAGTAAACAAACTTCGTGGCGGTTTAAAGATTGCTGCTGTTAAAGCGCCTGGATTTGGTGACCGTCGTAAAGCAATGTTGGAAGACATCGCAATCCTTACTGGTGGTGTCGTAATTTCAGAAGAAAGAGGATTCTCTCTTGAAAATGCCGACCTAAGCATGTTAGGAACTGCTGAAACTGTAACTATCGACAAGGACAATACAACAATTGTAAACGGTTCTGGAAGTGCTGATGACATCAAAGCTAGAGTAAACCAAATTAAGGCTCAAATTGAAACAACAACTTCAGACTACGATAAAGAAAAACTACAAGAGCGCTTGGCTAAATTAGCTGGTGGTGTAGCTGTACTTTACGTTGGTGCTGCAAGTGAGGTTGAAATGAAAGAGAAAAAAGATAGAGTTGATGATGCATTGCACGCTACAAGAGCAGCTGTTGAAGAAGGTATCGTAGCTGGTGGTGGTGTAGCCTTGGTAAGAGCCAAAGCTGTACTTGAGAGCATTACTACTGAAAATTTAGATGAAGTTACCGGAATTCAAATTGTAGCACGCGCTATCGAAGCTCCTTTACGTACTATCGTTGAAAATGCAGGAGGAGAAGGAAGCGTTGTTGTTGCCAAAGTAAAAGAAGGCGAAAAAGACTTTGGTTACGACGCTAAATCTGAGACCTATGTAGACATGCTAAAGGCAGGTATTATCGATCCTAAGAAAGTAACCCGTATTGCTCTTGAAAATGCGGCTTCTGTATCTGGAATGATCTTGACTACCGAATGTGCGTTAATCGACATTAAAGAAGATGCTCCTGCAATGCCTCCAATGGGAGGTGGCGGAATGCCAGGCATGATGTAA
- the topA gene encoding type I DNA topoisomerase, which translates to MAKNLVIVESPAKAKTIEKFLGKDFKVESSFGHIADLPSKELGVDVDGDFKPKYLVSKDKRDVVKKLKTLAGKAETIWLASDEDREGEAIAWHLAETLKLDKAKTKRIVFHEITKTAIQKAIENPRGIDYDLVDAQQARRVLDRIVGYELSPVLWRKVKGGLSAGRVQSVSVRLIVERERDIQNFTAEASFRIDAEFSNEDGQVFKAKLPKNFSTKEEAYAFLEANAKAEFKVADLEKKPAKKSPAAPFTTSTLQQEAARKLYFSVSKTMTLAQRLYESGLITYMRTDSVNLSDEARAGAQAEINSAYGSDYSQPRNYKGKAKGAQEAHEAIRPTDFSRHSINVDRDQDRLYDLIWKRAIASQMSEAKLERTNVKISSSTDSHVFTANGEVITFDGFLKVYLEGTDDEDVEQEGMLPALKVNEILLNNYITATERYTRPPARYTEASLVKQLEELGIGRPSTYAPTISTIQNRNYVEKGNVDGAERAYSQLKLQNGSVKEKELTEKVGSDKGKLVPTDIGMIVTDFLVNHFETILDYNFTAKVEEDFDEIAEGKVDWAKMMKDFYKDFHPQVKDVEENAERESGERILGVDPNTGKQVSVRLGKFGPMVQIGTVDDEEKPQFASLAPDQQLSSITFEEAMDLFQLPKTLGEYEGETIEVNNGRFGPYVKFGNSFVSLPKGMDPLSVEFDDAVVLIKEKQKADAPIYMYQDLPVQKGKGRFGPYIKWNNMFINVNKKYDWDHLSDADIVELIEDKIQKEKDKLIHDWKEEGIRVEKARWGRHNVIKGKVKVELPKTVDVSEMTLEEAKDIIDKNAPKKKTTRKKTATKKK; encoded by the coding sequence ATGGCAAAGAATTTAGTAATAGTTGAGTCCCCGGCGAAGGCAAAAACCATCGAGAAATTCCTTGGAAAGGATTTTAAGGTGGAGTCTAGTTTTGGACATATTGCAGATTTGCCTTCAAAAGAATTGGGGGTAGATGTTGATGGCGATTTTAAGCCAAAATATCTAGTGTCCAAGGACAAGAGAGATGTTGTTAAAAAACTGAAGACCTTAGCTGGAAAAGCAGAAACTATCTGGTTGGCGAGTGATGAGGATCGTGAGGGGGAGGCCATTGCATGGCACTTAGCTGAGACTTTAAAATTGGATAAAGCCAAGACCAAACGTATCGTATTTCATGAGATTACCAAGACGGCTATTCAAAAGGCAATTGAAAATCCTAGAGGTATAGATTACGATTTGGTAGATGCGCAACAAGCACGTCGTGTTTTGGATAGGATTGTTGGCTATGAGTTGTCTCCAGTATTATGGCGAAAGGTGAAGGGAGGTCTTTCGGCAGGAAGAGTGCAATCGGTGTCTGTTAGATTGATTGTGGAGCGCGAACGCGACATCCAAAACTTTACAGCGGAAGCCTCTTTTAGAATTGATGCCGAGTTTTCAAATGAAGACGGGCAAGTGTTCAAGGCGAAACTTCCAAAGAACTTTAGCACAAAAGAAGAGGCCTATGCCTTTTTGGAAGCCAATGCCAAAGCAGAGTTTAAAGTAGCCGATCTAGAGAAAAAGCCGGCCAAAAAATCTCCGGCGGCACCGTTTACCACGTCTACTTTACAACAGGAAGCTGCTCGTAAATTGTATTTTTCGGTAAGTAAAACCATGACCTTGGCGCAACGTTTGTATGAGTCGGGATTGATTACTTATATGAGAACGGATAGTGTTAACTTATCTGATGAGGCAAGAGCTGGTGCGCAAGCAGAAATTAATTCAGCTTACGGATCAGACTATAGTCAGCCACGAAATTATAAAGGAAAAGCTAAGGGGGCGCAAGAGGCTCACGAGGCTATTCGTCCTACCGATTTTTCTCGTCATTCCATAAATGTTGACAGAGATCAAGATCGTTTATATGATTTAATTTGGAAACGAGCCATTGCTTCGCAAATGAGTGAAGCCAAGTTGGAGCGTACTAATGTAAAGATTAGTTCATCGACCGATAGTCATGTGTTTACGGCTAATGGAGAGGTGATTACTTTTGATGGTTTCCTTAAAGTATATTTGGAAGGAACCGATGATGAAGATGTAGAGCAAGAAGGAATGTTGCCTGCGCTTAAGGTTAACGAAATACTCCTTAATAATTATATCACCGCAACCGAACGGTATACTAGACCGCCTGCCCGTTATACCGAAGCTTCTTTGGTAAAGCAATTGGAGGAATTGGGCATTGGTAGACCGTCTACCTATGCGCCAACAATTTCTACGATTCAAAATAGAAATTATGTTGAAAAGGGGAATGTTGATGGCGCAGAGCGAGCTTATAGTCAATTGAAACTTCAAAATGGTTCGGTAAAAGAAAAAGAGCTTACTGAAAAAGTAGGTTCTGATAAGGGGAAATTAGTTCCTACAGATATCGGAATGATTGTAACGGATTTCTTAGTGAATCATTTTGAGACGATTTTGGATTACAACTTTACGGCAAAAGTCGAAGAAGATTTTGATGAAATTGCCGAGGGTAAGGTTGATTGGGCCAAAATGATGAAGGATTTCTATAAAGATTTTCATCCACAGGTAAAAGATGTTGAGGAGAACGCCGAAAGAGAATCTGGGGAACGCATTTTGGGGGTAGACCCTAATACAGGAAAGCAAGTAAGTGTGCGCTTGGGTAAATTTGGGCCTATGGTGCAAATTGGGACGGTTGACGATGAAGAGAAACCACAATTTGCTAGTTTGGCGCCAGATCAGCAGTTAAGTTCCATTACGTTTGAAGAGGCTATGGATTTGTTTCAATTGCCAAAAACTTTGGGGGAATATGAGGGTGAAACGATAGAAGTTAACAACGGACGTTTCGGTCCCTATGTGAAATTTGGAAATTCTTTCGTATCCTTGCCGAAAGGAATGGATCCACTAAGTGTTGAATTTGATGATGCGGTTGTATTAATTAAGGAAAAACAAAAAGCGGATGCGCCTATATATATGTATCAGGATTTACCAGTTCAAAAAGGAAAAGGTAGATTTGGGCCATATATTAAATGGAACAATATGTTCATCAATGTGAATAAAAAGTACGATTGGGATCATCTTTCCGATGCTGACATTGTTGAACTTATTGAAGATAAAATCCAAAAGGAAAAAGATAAGCTTATCCACGATTGGAAGGAAGAAGGCATTAGAGTCGAGAAGGCTAGATGGGGTAGGCATAATGTAATAAAGGGTAAAGTAAAGGTGGAACTACCCAAAACAGTAGATGTTTCTGAAATGACCTTGGAAGAGGCGAAGGACATTATTGATAAAAATGCACCTAAGAAAAAGACAACTAGGAAAAAAACAGCAACCAAAAAGAAGTAA
- the gldK gene encoding gliding motility lipoprotein GldK yields MNMKKFALLTAVLALLHSCSSGDRGELVGVKGKKWHPEKPYGMTLVPGGAFIMGKSDDDLAGVQDAPTKTVTVRAFYMDETEITNSEYRQFVNWVRDSIVRTKLAILADEIGKTPDDGGIGEFAFKDADTANMSVYEKYMLDNYSGLGPTGYEGRKLNKDVDLIFDTNDYPDEYYAEVMDTMYLPIEESYNGQRTWDVTKFKFQYTYMDIQKAAKNRNLRRSDVLITEEVGVYPDTTAWIRDFAYSYNEPMHNDYFWHDAYGAYPVVGVSWKQANAFCQWRTIYKNGYQKSRGRAHVNSFRLPSEAEWEYAARGGLQGATFPWGGPYTKNDRGCFMANFKPLRGDYAADQALYTVEADAYEPNDYNLYNMAGNVSEWVQGSYDPASYEYFSTINPNVNDAANERKVVRGGSWKDVAYFLQVSSRDYEYADSARSYIGFRTVQDYMGTEVTNNSN; encoded by the coding sequence ATGAATATGAAGAAGTTTGCTTTATTAACCGCTGTATTAGCTCTTTTACACAGTTGTAGCTCTGGTGACAGAGGAGAACTGGTAGGAGTTAAAGGAAAGAAATGGCATCCTGAAAAACCTTATGGTATGACCCTTGTTCCAGGTGGAGCATTTATCATGGGTAAATCGGATGATGATCTGGCGGGTGTACAAGATGCACCAACCAAAACGGTGACCGTAAGGGCCTTTTATATGGACGAAACTGAAATCACTAATAGTGAGTATCGTCAATTTGTGAATTGGGTACGTGACTCAATCGTAAGAACTAAATTGGCTATTTTGGCCGATGAGATTGGAAAAACACCAGATGACGGTGGTATTGGTGAGTTTGCATTTAAAGATGCAGATACCGCTAATATGAGTGTGTACGAAAAGTACATGTTGGACAACTATAGTGGTTTAGGTCCTACAGGATATGAAGGTAGAAAGCTTAATAAGGATGTAGACCTTATTTTTGATACCAACGATTATCCTGATGAGTACTACGCTGAGGTAATGGATACTATGTATCTTCCTATTGAGGAGTCCTATAATGGGCAACGTACTTGGGATGTTACCAAGTTCAAGTTCCAATATACTTATATGGACATTCAAAAGGCTGCAAAAAACAGAAACCTTAGAAGAAGTGATGTGTTGATTACTGAAGAAGTAGGCGTATATCCAGATACTACCGCATGGATCCGTGATTTTGCTTACTCTTACAACGAACCAATGCATAACGATTATTTTTGGCACGATGCCTATGGAGCATATCCTGTAGTAGGAGTGTCTTGGAAACAAGCTAATGCATTCTGTCAATGGCGTACTATTTATAAAAATGGTTACCAAAAATCTAGAGGTAGAGCTCATGTAAACTCTTTCAGATTACCATCTGAGGCAGAGTGGGAGTATGCTGCTAGAGGTGGTTTGCAAGGAGCAACTTTCCCATGGGGAGGACCTTACACTAAAAATGATAGAGGATGCTTTATGGCTAACTTTAAACCATTACGTGGGGATTATGCTGCAGACCAGGCCTTGTACACAGTAGAAGCTGATGCTTACGAGCCTAACGATTATAACCTATACAACATGGCAGGTAACGTATCTGAATGGGTACAAGGATCATACGATCCGGCGTCATACGAGTATTTCTCAACCATTAATCCTAATGTGAACGATGCAGCTAACGAGCGTAAAGTAGTGCGTGGAGGGTCTTGGAAAGATGTTGCCTACTTCTTACAAGTGAGCTCAAGAGATTATGAGTACGCTGATTCCGCTAGAAGTTACATCGGATTTAGAACAGTTCAGGATTACATGGGGACAGAAGTAACCAATAATTCAAATTAA
- a CDS encoding LptE family protein → MRFLTYFLLCALSLVMVSCKVNYSFTGVQTLAGIETFQVNYFQNNAALVEPGLDRDFTLALQDLIINQTSLNLVNSGGDLVYEGEITEYRISPTTATSDNRAAQNRLTISVNVRFYDRIHPEEDLEQRFSFFYDYPAAAQLIGSQKDTAFAEIFERLTQDIFNATLAKW, encoded by the coding sequence ATGAGATTTTTGACCTACTTTCTTTTATGTGCCCTTTCATTAGTAATGGTTTCTTGTAAAGTTAATTATAGCTTTACAGGTGTTCAAACTCTTGCCGGAATAGAAACTTTTCAAGTAAATTATTTCCAAAATAATGCCGCTTTGGTAGAACCAGGCTTAGATAGAGACTTTACCCTTGCCCTGCAGGACTTAATAATAAATCAGACTAGTTTGAACTTGGTCAACTCTGGTGGCGATTTGGTGTACGAGGGTGAAATAACCGAATATCGTATTTCTCCAACAACAGCCACATCAGATAACAGAGCTGCACAAAACAGATTAACCATAAGTGTTAATGTTCGTTTTTATGATAGAATTCACCCAGAAGAAGACCTTGAACAACGCTTTTCGTTTTTCTATGATTACCCTGCAGCAGCCCAATTGATCGGAAGTCAAAAAGACACAGCATTTGCAGAAATTTTTGAAAGGTTGACACAAGACATTTTTAATGCTACATTAGCAAAATGGTAA
- a CDS encoding sigma-54-dependent Fis family transcriptional regulator gives MESVQAIKQRFGIIGNDPKLNRAIEKAIQVAPTDISVLVTGESGVGKESIPKIIHQLSHRKHGKYIAVNCGAIPEGTIDSELFGHEKGAFTGATQTRSGYFEVADGGTIFLDEVGELPLTTQVRLLRVLENGEFIKVGSSKVQKTNVRIVAATNVNMFEAIKKEKFREDLYYRLSTIEINIPPLRERKDDIHLLFRKFASDFALKYKMPTVKLTDDAVNLLLKYRWNGNIRQLRNVAEQASVLEHNRTLNAEALQHYLPSGGSNLPAVINTTKSESDFSSEREILYKVLFDMKSDLNDLKKLTMELMKNGNVKDIQKDHEGLISKIYGNAETDENDISDIEDLEVLSIPEKTHEPIDVPETPMDKYHFAEEIDEEETLSLQDKELELIKKSLERHQGKRKLAAAELGISERTLYRKIKQYDL, from the coding sequence ATGGAATCAGTACAAGCCATTAAACAACGATTCGGAATCATTGGTAACGACCCCAAACTTAATCGTGCCATTGAAAAAGCCATACAGGTTGCCCCTACGGACATTTCGGTATTGGTTACGGGGGAGAGTGGTGTTGGAAAAGAGAGTATTCCGAAAATCATCCATCAGCTTTCACACAGAAAGCATGGAAAGTACATAGCTGTTAACTGTGGTGCCATTCCAGAAGGGACTATTGACAGTGAATTATTTGGGCACGAAAAGGGTGCCTTCACCGGAGCCACCCAAACCCGTAGCGGCTATTTTGAAGTAGCCGATGGCGGAACCATATTTCTTGATGAAGTTGGAGAACTGCCTTTGACCACTCAAGTGCGTTTATTACGTGTTTTGGAAAATGGTGAGTTTATTAAGGTAGGATCCAGTAAGGTCCAAAAAACCAACGTACGCATTGTAGCCGCTACCAACGTAAATATGTTTGAGGCCATCAAAAAGGAAAAATTCCGTGAGGATCTTTACTACCGTTTAAGCACCATTGAAATTAATATTCCGCCACTTCGCGAACGCAAGGATGACATTCATTTGTTATTCAGAAAATTTGCCAGTGATTTTGCACTTAAATACAAAATGCCTACCGTAAAGCTTACGGATGATGCCGTTAATTTATTATTAAAATACAGGTGGAATGGCAATATTCGCCAATTACGCAACGTTGCAGAACAAGCTTCTGTGTTGGAACATAATAGAACCTTAAATGCCGAAGCCTTGCAACATTATTTACCCAGTGGTGGTAGCAATCTTCCTGCGGTAATCAATACAACAAAATCAGAGAGCGATTTTAGCAGTGAACGCGAAATCTTGTACAAAGTCCTGTTTGACATGAAAAGCGACTTGAACGATTTGAAAAAATTGACCATGGAGCTTATGAAAAATGGCAATGTCAAGGACATTCAAAAGGATCATGAAGGTTTGATTTCCAAAATTTATGGGAATGCTGAAACAGATGAAAATGATATTAGTGACATAGAAGATTTGGAAGTATTGTCTATTCCGGAGAAAACCCACGAACCTATTGATGTTCCTGAAACTCCAATGGACAAATACCATTTTGCGGAAGAAATTGATGAAGAAGAAACCTTATCATTACAGGACAAGGAATTGGAATTGATAAAAAAATCCCTTGAACGTCATCAAGGAAAACGTAAATTGGCCGCCGCGGAATTGGGTATTAGCGAACGCACCTTGTACCGCAAAATAAAACAATACGATCTATAA